The region CGAGATGTAGGTGAACTCGCCGGTTGGCTGATCCATGTCGTCCAGAACTGGAGTGAACGTTCCTTGTAGATCGGAAGCATCCAGAACGTCGCCATTGATGTCGAAGAACCCAACGAAAGTTGGCGTGTCGGAATCTTCGCCTGGCAACACGTTATCCATGATGTCGATGACGTCGGATTCGATGCCCGATTCCACTTCGACTTCAAAAGGATCTTCGATAAGCTCTACCGGCTGATTGACTTCATTGATGAAGACATAGACGCCTGCCGTGGTTGTCCCGGCATTATCGGTCATTCCGCTGTCGGTCATCGTGTACTGGAAGTTTTCGGCCAAGCCACCCAGTCCATCGGGAACCTGGTAAAGCAAGACTTCATGGGAATCGACGCCCATCAGTGCAGCGATTTCTGGAACGCTTTGGGCGTTCTCTTGGATGATCACGTTACCTTCGGCCGGCTGGGTTACCGAGTCGATGTTGAATCGCGAGCGATCCCCCATCACCAAGTTGCCATTGCCATCACGGTCGTTGGCCAAAACGTCGAGCACGTAATACTCGACATCGTTAATGGTGACTTTCGGTGGCGTGCTGCTTTCGTCGTCGCCGAAGAAGTCTTCGTTTACATCGTATGCATCGAAGTTGGCGCCATTTTCCTGCTGAGCCTGGACAACCAAATTGACACTACCGCCAACAAAGCGGACGATTTCCGCGGTGCCGGAACCGTTGAGGTACGTCGCATTCAGGTTTTCGTCGGTATCGATGTCACCGTCACGATTCTCTTGGTTGAACGAACTGACCGTATCGTTCATGTCGTTGCCAGGAAGCGTGTAGTCCTGGATCAAAACCGAGAAATCGGTACCGCTCATGTCGGTTTCGGCAATCGATCGCAACCGAATCGAAGCCAACAGTCGCGTTGCCGTCGGATTCTGAGCGGAGAAGCCACCGATGTACTTTAAGACGCCTGGCTCGACAAAGCTGGCATCGGTGTTTCCATGAAACGCGCCGTAAGGAGTCACATTATTGGGAACCGTACCACCAGCTGGTCCGCTAAAGCCTGGGCCAAGTGTGATGGCGCTGGAGATAGGCTGATCCATCGCAAACAGCGTCGAATCGAACAGCACGTCGACGTAGGCTTGGTCGATACCGGAAGGGGTCGACGAAGTATCGGTGATGTAGATCTCAAGCGTGAAGTATTCGTTCACGCCGATCGAAGTCGAACCACCTTCGGCGGCTGGCGACCCCGAATCAGGAACAATTCGTAGATCGACGTCGACCGAGAAATCGGTGGAAGCGGCCTCCCCTTCGATCGACAACGCGTCGATGGCGGCCAACAAGTCACGGTTTGTCAAAATACCGTCGTTGTCGACGTCAAGGTAAAGCGTTTGCTCACCTTCGATCAAGCTGCGCTGGGCTGCCTTCTTGGAACGCAGATTGGACAACAACGTATCGACGTCCATCTGGTTGAACTGACCGTCTGCGTTGACGTCCAGTGGTTGGAAATCGTTGTGGACCGCCGACAGGAGGTCCCCCGCCAGCATGGACCGTGTTTCCAGGGGTTCCATTCGGCGAAAGCCTTGCTGCCGTTTGGCGCGTTTCTTCGATTTGGCAGGGGCGCGGTGCTGGCGGCTCTTGTTCTTTTTCATGGCGACCTACGGCAACCTATGTTTTCGATTAGGCAAGTGGCGAATTGAGCAACTTGGGAAATTAGGGTGATTTATTCAGCGTCGTTCAGACTAATTGGGCAAATTTGCGTTTGCAAACTTTTTCTTACCCTCGGTAGATCCCTCACCGGGAGGAAAATCCGCGTTATCCGCATAATTTCCCAGTTACCTAGCCACTTGGTCGCAGTCCGAGGCAGAGAAGTTCCTCTCGACTTGAAGAAAAGATTCCGAAAATCTTGGTTTTGCGTTCTCGGCCGGAACTAACGGGGCCGCAATCCGTCCAAATTAGAGACATGTCGCGACGATCTTAGGCGGATAATCGATACAACCCCTAAAGTCAGAACTACCAATGGTTTTGGAAGATTGCGTTCGCCAAACTCGCAATTACTCTGAGATCTAGGCCATTTCGCTCGCGGCTGTCGTATTCGTCGCTTTTCATCCCATTGTCAAAAGATTACCCATCTCTTGGGTGGCACCATCCGATCGCGTAACGCCATGAAAAAAGCAAATTCCCGCTCGGCCCAACGAAACTCTGTTCGCCGCCAATGGAATCATGTCGCTCGTCTCGAACAGCTCGAAGGGCGCGAAATGCTCAACGCGACCAACGAGTTGCTCTCGCTTCGCCTGGCCGCGACCGATCTGCATGGAAACGCCATCACCCAGATCACCCAGGGTGAAAGCTTCCTGATCAAAGCCTACATCGACGACCGACGTGGCGAACCAGGCGTGGTCGTCGAAGAAGAAGGGGGCGGACTGTTCGTTGTCGACTCCGACCCGTTTGGCTTTTACACGGCTGCGTTCAACATCACCTTCGACTCGGCCGGATTCGAATTCGATCCGACCTATGGCGTTAACGGCATCAAGTTTGGGCCGAACATCAACGCCATCGATACCATTCCCAACGCGCCCCAAACCGAATTCGATGGGTACGTGGGGATGATTAGCGTCCAAAATCAGACGCAAGGGTTCACCGGGGAGATTGAAGCACTCTCCATGCGGATGATCGCCCAAGCTCCGGGGGTTTACGACGTGGAAGAAGGGTTCAATCCTCACTTTCACTTCGACGTCATCGACCGTCAGTACGATCCCAATGCACCAAACGGCGAAGGCGCCCCGATTTATACCAACGGGGTTCCTCAACTGGAACGCTTGACCGGACAAGACTTTAACAACGCGACAATCGGCCAGGACG is a window of Bremerella sp. TYQ1 DNA encoding:
- a CDS encoding SdrD B-like domain-containing protein: MKKNKSRQHRAPAKSKKRAKRQQGFRRMEPLETRSMLAGDLLSAVHNDFQPLDVNADGQFNQMDVDTLLSNLRSKKAAQRSLIEGEQTLYLDVDNDGILTNRDLLAAIDALSIEGEAASTDFSVDVDLRIVPDSGSPAAEGGSTSIGVNEYFTLEIYITDTSSTPSGIDQAYVDVLFDSTLFAMDQPISSAITLGPGFSGPAGGTVPNNVTPYGAFHGNTDASFVEPGVLKYIGGFSAQNPTATRLLASIRLRSIAETDMSGTDFSVLIQDYTLPGNDMNDTVSSFNQENRDGDIDTDENLNATYLNGSGTAEIVRFVGGSVNLVVQAQQENGANFDAYDVNEDFFGDDESSTPPKVTINDVEYYVLDVLANDRDGNGNLVMGDRSRFNIDSVTQPAEGNVIIQENAQSVPEIAALMGVDSHEVLLYQVPDGLGGLAENFQYTMTDSGMTDNAGTTTAGVYVFINEVNQPVELIEDPFEVEVESGIESDVIDIMDNVLPGEDSDTPTFVGFFDINGDVLDASDLQGTFTPVLDDMDQPTGEFTYISNTPGLVESIIYRVDDGSGQITEGTITFTTQFNSLLSGVVFFDVDRDGNVDDNAGTNASPEARIGGVTVQLLDGSTVIETTTTDSQGAYSFSGFDEGTYSVRVIDPRFLIKGYTTTGGFTVTGNTISGITVGNGQGGQYTGLNFGYFGRQAQYIGFGDSIGSNTENSIVLAFSKSGGTTNLEWFAVDMGWDRLVRIRPEYAYLDPATGSAQIAFEVSVDGVEEPQFVVQAFSPSTPGYRIVANTSEGMIIRINGSASQVMTNLAAVDAAFANM